A DNA window from Deltaproteobacteria bacterium contains the following coding sequences:
- a CDS encoding alpha/beta hydrolase — protein MGAVELSCREWGDRHHSLTVVLIHCLSAQGQIWDPLARGLSDVHHLVAPDLRGHGASPWPGCYGAEEYLADLEALVARRGTTSVALIGHSFGGMIAAGFAIRHPEQVRALVTIDINIPPPIRLIERVRAAGARPHPVFATRDESVSALRRALAPSASEETVGLLADALLTTSEGGLTFDFDRNVLRQFEPLEFAEQIDRILCPTLFLRGSESSITDRGGAIAMLSRLEHSRLVEIPRAGHHVFLDNPSATIQEIRQFLAETLGRSPTVAPHPAQA, from the coding sequence ATGGGTGCGGTTGAGCTGTCGTGTCGAGAGTGGGGGGATCGTCATCATTCGCTCACAGTGGTGCTGATTCATTGCCTCTCAGCACAGGGGCAGATCTGGGACCCGCTCGCGCGCGGTCTCTCGGATGTCCATCACTTGGTTGCACCCGATCTGCGTGGTCACGGTGCCAGTCCCTGGCCGGGCTGCTACGGTGCCGAAGAATATCTGGCCGACCTTGAGGCGCTGGTCGCCCGTCGCGGCACTACTTCGGTGGCGCTGATCGGCCATTCCTTCGGCGGGATGATCGCGGCGGGTTTTGCGATTCGACACCCGGAGCAGGTCCGCGCGTTGGTCACCATCGACATCAACATTCCTCCGCCCATTCGATTGATCGAACGCGTGCGTGCCGCTGGAGCACGGCCGCACCCGGTGTTTGCGACGCGCGACGAAAGCGTGAGCGCGCTTCGCCGAGCGCTGGCGCCGAGCGCGAGTGAGGAAACGGTGGGGCTGTTAGCGGACGCACTACTGACAACGAGCGAAGGCGGGTTGACGTTTGACTTCGATCGCAACGTGCTGCGGCAGTTTGAGCCCCTGGAGTTCGCCGAGCAGATTGATCGTATCCTCTGCCCAACGCTGTTCTTGCGCGGCAGCGAATCGTCCATAACCGACCGCGGTGGCGCCATCGCCATGCTCAGTCGTCTTGAGCACTCCCGCCTGGTCGAGATACCGCGCGCCGGCCATCACGTGTTTCTCGATAACCCGTCGGCAACGATTCAGGAGATTCGCCAGTTCCTGGCGGAGACGCTGGGGCGCTCCCCGACCGTCGCGCCGCACCCCGCGCAAGCCTGA